A window of the Tenebrio molitor chromosome 1, icTenMoli1.1, whole genome shotgun sequence genome harbors these coding sequences:
- the LOC138137547 gene encoding uncharacterized protein, translating into MTGQFTKKRWISTYFAINKITYRGKNAGSLVGAPTYKLLRDLCYSDLTKSKRYAELCRQLLTKQYSSQVSERRERIKFYDLQQQVSKSISEWYARIRSASIYCNFDTQLTEEQKNKFVVGLRKGKVLDQICEEAITEELSTLVSTTQKKDSTAEGKMRRIIQKKHPHSQLSSSPNPKPNNGRQHPQIGDSMLCRGTVQAYPSQKSTPRLRPPEEIRCYGCNAPGVVRKNCLQCNRDTGFTNVHVNNVGFCATRLKPRLRSAVTIEVAGTTGTAFLDTAAGSSVASVSLFQRLRETSHPVHYKTVDATFADGSIKTMKVPTIRTNIALHGRVIAATFVTLSENAATKTLLGADFIEGAGLILDLGAKRFHFRDDADVTYPMTPKDGVIEITSQQPNDLRLAAAETAPRPTTVHSEPMEAENYGPPIPGASVAVQPPGVWNIYQAPGAFEYMWAAADSATDMFMDATDYATPLEFSSLHLKTQENADYTPNE; encoded by the exons ATGACTGGACAATTTACCAAGAAACGTTGGATTAGTACCTACTTTGCAATCAACAAGATTACCTACCGAGGAAAAAATGCAGGTAGCTTGGTGGGTGCACCGACTTACAAGTTGCTAAGAGATTTATGCTACTCTGATCTTACTAAAAGTAAGAGGTATGCAGAGTTGTGCCGCCAGTTGTTAACAAAACAATACAGCTCTCAAGTTTCGGAACGGCGGGAACGCATCAAATTTTATGACCTTCAACAGCAAGTCAGCAAATCAATAAGCGAGTGGTACGCTCGGATAAGGAGTGCATCAATATACTGCAACTTTGACACCCAACTGAccgaagaacaaaaaaataagtttgTGGTGGGCTTACGGAAGGGTAAAGTCTTAGACCAGATATGTGAAGAGGCAATAACCGAGGAGTTGTCAACATTAGTCTCCACAACCCAGAAAAAAGACTCAACTGCAGAAGGAAAGATGAGGAGAATTATCCAAAAGAAACATCCCCACTCGCAGTTGTCAAGTAGCCCCAATCCAAAACCGAATAACGGCAGACAGCATCCGCAAATTGGGGATTCCATGTTGTGTCGTGGTACCGTGCAG GCATATCCATCACAAAAAAGCACTCCTCGCCTCCGACCGCCAGAAGAGATCCGTTGCTACGGGTGCAACGCTCCCGGGGTAGTCCGAAAAAACTGCCTCCAATGTAATCGAGACACTGGGTTCACGAACGTCCACGTCAACAATGTAGGGTTCTGCGCCACCAGGCTCAAACCACGTTTAAGATCGGCCGTAACTATCGAGGTAGCAGGTACAACAGGGACTGCGTTTCTCGACACCGCCGCAGGTTCTAGCGTTGCCAGCGTGAGCCTATTTCAGCGACTGCGAGAAACAAGTCACCCGGTGCACTACAAAACCGTCGACGCCACTTTTGCCGATGGTAGCATCAAGACGATGAAGGTGCCAACGATTCGTACCAACATCGCTCTCCATGGAAGGGTGATCGCGGCCACCTTTGTGACGTTATCCGAAAACGCCGCCACCAAAACGTTATTGGGCGCTGACTTCATCGAAGGCGCTGGGctaattctggatttaggcgCGAAACGCTTTCATTTCAGGGACGACGCCGACGTCACTTATCCGATGACGCCAAAGGACGGTGTCATCGAGATTACATCCCAGCAACCAAACGATCTCAGACTCGCTGCTGCAGAAACAGCACCCCGTCCAACGACTGTCCACTCGGAGCCGATGGAAGCAGAGAACTACGGCCCTCCGATTCCAGGTGCATCAGTCGCTGTCCAACCCCCAGGGGTTTGGAACATCTACCAGGCACCCGGCGCTTTTGAATACATGTGGGCCGCCGCCGACAGCGCCACTGACATGTTCATGGACGCAACCGATTACGCCACACCGCTCGAATTCTCCTCGCTTCATTTGAAAACCCAAGAAAACGCTGACTACACCCCGAACGAATGA